In Cryptomeria japonica chromosome 1, Sugi_1.0, whole genome shotgun sequence, the sequence ATTGTGAATCTTGATGGGGAAGCTAACAGTCTTCCTAATCCATACTTCCTCTTATAACAACTATAAGCTGCTAACTTTCAGACTGCTTTTGCACAGAGTACAGATGATGTCACTCATAAACTGTATCAGCATCATTGGTACATTTAGAATGGAAGATTTAAATGATATTTAGGAATTCAAATACTAACAGTTTAAGAGATCAAGAATTAGAATTTCAAGTAATGTTTAAACTCTTTTTAATGTCGAATCTCTTACTGTGGATCTGACCAGGAAGCTACCAGTCTTCTAATCCTTACTTCCTCAGATAACTCCTATAAGCTGACTTTGAGACTTTTTTTACCGAGTACAGATGATGTAACTCATAATCTGTGCCCACAACTCTGCAGTTTTTCCCAATTACAGTCAACAACCTCTGATCAGCTGTTGATGGGACACCCACTTACTTTTCCAATTTCAAAAGATACCAAGTGATCTATCTGACCGTACACTTTTACCTTAAAAAAAGTAATCAGCTGTTAATCAACAGCCTAGATAACCTTTTTTCATAAAATACAAACTCATCTACCCACCCTGAAAGGATCAGACTGTAGGTTTCTGGACATCAGTGATCAGTGTGGTGCTCCCTCTAAAACCTCAACCTAACCTCAACCTAACATTTAAGGTCAATTGTTTTTTAAAGCTAAACATATTGTAGAATGAAAAAAAAAGTgggtttaaaattaaatatattatagaatgaatgtatgtttttaaTAACGCCAATCAGATCAAACAATCTATCATGAATGAAGAGAAAAAGTGGGCACCATTTCTTTGCGTGCTTCAGCCTCTCTGGTAGCACGAAATGCTTTGCACCGCCATAAATCTCTAGAGTTGTGCAGCTCCTGCACTTGCTTATCCAAAACACCTAAAAGAAGTTGCATCTCCCACAGTTGTCCACTCTCTGCTTTCACCTGCTCTGCAACATTTCGAATGGCTGCCTGACAAGTATTTCTGCGGCACACCTCTTTGACTTCAGTTTCCCTTAATTCAGATTTGCTTCTTAACTTCTGCAACCTTTCTTGCAAAATCTTTATTTGAATGCTCGGAGTGCTCTTTTCAATCATATCCACCCCTTTGTCACAAGTCTCTCTTCCCTGAAGAATCAACACAGTATTATATGCCAACATAGGTCAATTGCTTGTTTCCCTGTTTATATATCAGAAACAGAGGTCAATTGCTTGCTAACATAAGATGGGTCATGAAATGAAAGATACTCAGAATTAAACTTAATGAGATTCAAGAGGATTTGAAGTTGCATTATATGATAAACAGAGCCCATAAAACTGAAGACATCTTAAAATTCAAAGGTAAGTGACAGTTCTTTCACCATATTAAATTATATGAGGATGATGAATGGAGACTTAATTATGCTGAGAGGCGAATGCAATGGTGTGAGTGATAGCAAGAGATGAATGCACTGGTGCGAGTGTGTTAATAAAAACTGTAGCTATTATAAAACAGAATATAAGTTttaaaaagatttctcacaatatTTTTACATAAATTTTTCTAAAGATAAATATACTAACAATAACTTTAAATTGCGCAACTGAGGAAGAAGGTGCAAAGCCAACCTGAGCCTTGGAAAGAACAGAGGTCAAGGAATGAACCACTCTCATGGTGCTTTCTAGTTTTAGGCTATCTTGTTCCTGCATCGTTACTGCTAAATCTTTCTGCACACGCAGAAATTTGCACTCTGTTCTCAGCCTTGTGCAATATCGAAGTTCTGTGCAGGGTATACTGTTGGAATCCATTGGGAAGATGAAAGTAAAATGGAATGTatattggatttgtttttcttttaaAGTTTGGATAGGCAGAGAAAATGGGCATGTTTGAATGACAGGGTAGTTGGACTTGTTAGTAGAAGAAGGCAGAGAATTGCAGGCTGAGTGTGCATCCCATGCGTCTACCACTCATTATCGAGCTATGTGCCCCACAGTTCACCCACCCAATGTACAAAGAGCTGCCGTTTTAAAgttcaaattcaaattaaaaaaataaaccgCTGTCTCAATCTACGAACACGTTTATTGTAATCATATCTTGTTTATTTGGTTGCAAACCAAGTGTTTCTGCATGTCTTTCTGGTCGAAGACAAAAATGATTTTCCTGAAGATGGTGTTAAGATAATAATTGTTTGCATTCATTCTTtttataaagattcatttaatatttaaatccaTTCATTTCATTGTGTTCCTTATTGGTCCTCTATATGGTGGATGGAAAGTAGTCACTCATTAGGTTTAGGATTTTAATGTAGTGTTGAAATTCTTTTTAGGCTTGTAATGTATATTAAAAGGTGTTTCTTAGATTCTCTAAGAATTTATTTTGAAATACAACATTCTTGcatttgattattattttatgCTTCAAGTCATTCAAAATGTTTAATTAGAAGAAAAAATTAAATCCAACATGAACTTGCATTTTAAAACAAGGGGATCATTTCTATGAGGGCAAAAGTGATCTAAATCAATTATATGATCATAGATTTGATCTAAAACAAGAAAGGGATAAATCAAGGATGAGGTCTAGACCTTGGAAAAGAGTGCAAATAGGAACAAAATACATAAGAAAATGAACCAAATTAGTAATATCTTGAAATCATTGCAAATAAGTATAAACTTAACTATTAACTATATAAAAAAGTCAATGCTACCACCTCTTGATAATTGGATATTACATACACAACTAACATGGTACCAAAGGTTGCAGGAAGAAGACCCTGGTTATTGAGAATCTGGACtctgaggaggaccccattggggacaagaagGAGGAGGGCCCTTAAACTATGGGGGGCCCTGATGGGGATGCTGATAATGttaatatgactagggaccccatagTCCCGACCACtattgatgttgttgatatgactACCCCTGAAAGGAAAACCCAGGAACTCATTAATGACGAAGATACGACCCCTATGAACACAAACACTAATGGTCTTATGCGTGTGGAAATCCCTGACAACAATGCTCTGGATCCTAAAAATTTGGATACGGATTTAAACTTGGCTGAACAGGTGATGCATTCTATCCCTctgatggacctggttaaggataCTGATAACTCCATTGCTGGTGGCGAGCCCAAAGAAACTACTAAAACTATTGATGACTTGACTGCTGAGACCCCCAGGAGGCCCCTACTCTGTAGCAAATGGAAAAGTTGAGCACAAATGTGCTGGACATCACCCAAAGAATTGAAAACCTCAGCCTTGTTTTCAATCTGCAGTATATCAAGGAGGAGGTTAAACAGCTCAAGAACAAGATGGAGacttgggaagcccaaatggtgggcctGAACAAATTCCATATGCAGGTGTTACACAGCTCCGCACTCACCCTCTCTCTGTTGAGGGAACGCTATGCTGACACTGAGGAGGACAAGCGggaggctagggacctctacaaATTCCTGTCTAACGAATGGAGCAGTACTATGGAGGCCACTGGGGTGCgcaaggcacccctgtagtttgttttattttcctgttgttgttttttattgttaaaaagacttggttccttttttatggtagttgttgttaattgttgttatagtgttgtttccgCGCTATGATTTTTGATAGttatgctatgtaaagggtcagtgcccttatTCTCACtgctttttaaataaaaaacatggTACCAAACAAGTCGCTAGATATTGCACTTTGTAGCTAGATAGTGCAAGCTCAACAACTGATTGTAGTACAATTGACAATTATATACTAGATAAGCATGATAATCCCTATAATTGCTTGGGAAAATATTATGGGAGAAAAATTGCAACAAAAAGGCAGTTATTATCATATTAATTAGAATCAAAGGATTTTTAAATGCATAGCCTTTATAGAGCCTCAATCTATAGTTTTATAGCATAGTAttctataatcaaccttctaacatCTATTATCCAATGTCCTTTGGTCAACCTTTTGTTTCGCTCATTTGCACTTGACCAACTTTGGTATATAGGCATCATCGTGGGATACTATCTAGCCAACCCATGGAATACAAAGAATCAAACACCTATATTATGATCCTAACATGATGCCAACATACCACATATGTGTCTCCAAGTGGATAATTAATATGTATAAATTGGTATTATCACACACAAAGAGTCAATAGTTATCTTCAACATATAATCTATATATGCATGTTATCTATTATAGCCACCACTACTAACATCAAGCTTGTGGTAGCATATATAAACATCTAACCATTTTGAGTAGATTGTGATACTTTAGAACACCCTCTTAAACATAACCATGTCTTTGGATTGTATCACATGAACTATCCCTAACTCTATCATATGTGTAGTTGGATCATTCTCCATGCCTCTATTAACACTAAATTTAGTATGTAGTAGTGAATTATCCTTCAAATGTCATGTTGTTCCTACCACAATGTCACCACATATAAATAAACATGCATCTTGTACCACAACATCTAAAGATTACTATTTTTTAGATGTTTATATAGCATGCTCTACAACTTTCTCACTCCCTTCATGTTTGAATTTGGTTTGCACATAGTGTTTTCTGTGGAAGGGACCCTTGTCCCACCACCTCCTATACCCTCTGAGACTCCCACTGAGCCTCCCTTATCTCTCTCTTCATGTGAGGGACCTACTTTTGAGAAAAATGTGGTACCTTTTGGTCCCTCTATCAACCCTTCTTTAGTGGTCAATAAGAGTCTTGTGGTGGTTTCAAGCTATGTTGTCATTACCTTTATAGATGAAGGACTAATTTTAGAAGATATAGTTGGGGCCTAAAGTTTG encodes:
- the LOC131060229 gene encoding uncharacterized protein LOC131060229; the protein is MDSNSIPCTELRYCTRLRTECKFLRVQKDLAVTMQEQDSLKLESTMRVVHSLTSVLSKAQGRETCDKGVDMIEKSTPSIQIKILQERLQKLRSKSELRETEVKEVCRRNTCQAAIRNVAEQVKAESGQLWEMQLLLGVLDKQVQELHNSRDLWRCKAFRATREAEARKEMVQQWQHKARSSQKKLWHLESQMTHLKIHPHFQSDPMLYHETTNGSDKRDKIDKKCWNTVEEKNSNSNLNNSKTGELKRVLPKRQAFLDVEGKVRADNVNGQHKKSECGKKNIRQDLHVRNQSSTRCPLQNISNVIDFSLPPS